TTACGACATGGGTGGTATGCTGAGATATTCAACCTCCAAGAGTTTAGCAAGGAGAATGCATCATGAAAGAAGATTTAAAACTCAGTCGAAAACAGCAGTGGCAAACACTGTTGCGCTTATTAACCTATTTAAAACCCATGAAGAAAACACTGATAATTTCAGTCTTCTTCTTATTTATCGCAGTTGGGTCTGATCTAATTGGCCCTATCTTAATTAAACAGATTGTGGATACTCAAATCCTTAGAAACCCACTTGATATCCAAGCAATTGCCTTGCTCATCAGTGGCTACTTTCTATCACAACTTGTTGTATCCATCTTCCGGTATCTGTACACGTATCGATTCTTTTCTATAGGGAATCGTGTGACTCAAGAGATTCGTCTTGAACTCTTTGAGAAACTTCAATTCTTAGGCATGCGTTATTTTGATAAAACACCCGCTGGAAGTATTGTGTCGCGTGTTACCAATGATACAGATGCCATTCAAGAAATGCTTGTGAGTGTTGTTTCTGTTGCCTTTAGCAGTTCAGTTTTGATTGTCGCAATTGTGATTACGATGTTTTATCTGAATGTGACCCTTGCCTTAATCTGTGTTTCATTTATTCCACTGGCTCTGATTGTGGTTATGATATACCAAAAATACAGTACCCGTAATTATGAAACAGCACGCAGTAAACTCAGTGCACTCAATACAAAACTAGCAGAGTCAATTTCTGGGATGGGAATTATTCAAGTCTTCAACCAACAAAAACGACTTGCCGATGAATTTGCAAACACAAACTATGAGTACTACCAAGCACGCATGAAAACCTTAAAGCTGGATGGATTATTGCTTTACCCAATCATTCACTTACTCACAGCCCTTACCTTAGGAACCGTATTACTTTATATGGGATTTCAATCATTTTCCCACACAGTAACTGCAGGGCTTATCTTAGTATTCGTAGACTATGTATACCGATTATATGATCCACTCTTTCAAATCATGGATCGCTTATCCATCTTCCAACAAGCCATTGTCTCTGCAGCGCGTGTCTTTGCCATCTTAGATCATGAAGAAATGGCACCTTCACAAGATGCCAATGCAGTCAATGAAATCTCTGATGCTAAGATTGAGTTTCGTGATGTGACCTTCTCCTATGATGGGAAACATAATGTACTCAACAACATCTCCTTTACTGTCAACCCAGGTGAAACGGTTGCCTTAGTGGGTCATACTGGAAGTGGAAAGAGTTCAATTATCAACGTAATGATGCGTTTCTATGAATTCTTTGAAGGGGATGTTCTCATCGACAATCAATCCATTCGTTCTTACCCAATGCCGCACTTACGTGAAAAAATGAGTCTGGTTCTACAAGACCCTTTTATTTATTACGGTACGATAGCGGATAATGTGAAACTTCTAAACCCAAATATTACGCGTCAACAAGTTGAAGATGCGTGTCGTTTTGTACAAGCAGACGATTTTATTCAAACATTGCCTGAAACCTACGATTATCAAGTATCAGAGCGGGGTGCATCCTTTTCTACAGGACAAAAACAACTCCTTGCTTTTGCTCGAACCATTGTCACCAATCCTAAAATCTTAATTCTTGATGAAGCAACCGCAAACATTGATACTGAAACCGAATCCTTAATCCAAGAAGGACTCCAACGAATTCGTAAAGGTCGTACAACCATCGCGATTGCACACCGTTTGTCAACCATAAAAGATGCCAATCAAATCTTAGTTTTAGAAGAAGGTCATATTGTTGAGCGGGGTACCCATGAATCCTTGCTTTCGCAAAAAGGCATTTACTACAATATGTATCAGCTCCAAAAACAAAACATGGACTCCCAATAGGAGTCCTTTTTTTAAAATGTTATTTCTTGATGACAGGTTTCATTGATAAAATCAAAGATGCGTCCAATATCACTGCCTACAAAATAGTCACTGACGGTTAAGGTCGGAATATCCAGTTTATAAGGAAATCCAATGGTTGAGATGATCCCAACACACCGATGTTTCTCACAGAAACTGTAGAGATCATCACTTCTGGGTATTTGAAGTTCCGTTTTACCATCATAGACAATGTACATATTATTTGGAAAGTAGTCATCCATGTAACGGGCTACTGCTTTAGAATGTTCATGACTGGTTCCACTGAAAATCACATAACGGCTGCTGTATTTCTCATGATCCAATGGAAACAATGAATCCAAGGTAAATAGAAACGGAGACATCACCGCTTGGGCATCTTTTGTGAAATTAGAAAGCACACTAAGAAGCCGCATTTCATTTGATTTAAACCGTTCACAGTTTACTTTTGAATAATTCAAGATAAAGAGTGTAGCGGTGTTAATTCGGATGTCTTTAATACTGTATATTTCGTGATACATAAACGTAATCATTGCAAGTATCATACGGACTCGATTGGTATCTCGAGGTTCAATCGCATAACCCATCGCTTCGATTGTACCGAAAAGTTCTTTATCATAGGGCTTAATGCGTTCATCTTCAAGACTTAAAGTATCGATAAACTCGAGTAAGGTTGCATTGACATCATTTTCAAGGTCCCATTTTACAACCTGTGATTTCATTTTAAATCCACTTTTAAACCGCAAAATCGAAACTTGTTCAATATACCGAAGATAGCGCGATAAAATAGCGTGGTTTTTCATATAATAATTTACCGTAACACCATGTTCAACACTACTGGGTTCGAGTTTGAAACAGCGTTGGAATAAATAATAAAAAGTTGCGCAGAAATAGCGTACTCTTAATTCATCCCCATGAATATATATTTTTTTGGTTTTGGTATTTAATTCGATATCATACAGACTCAATGATTTTTCTAAATCAGAAAGCATATAGCGGGTTGATTGAACGCCAAGATTAATTTGACCTGCATAAAACTCAATGCTATTGTGTGGTTTTTCAATAATAAGTTTCATCAGTTTCGTAATCCCTTGATTGGCAAGGATGCGTTCACGTACATACTGAATGTTGCCAATCGCAGACTTTGGATAAACTATATGTGTGTGTGAAATATCAAGTGGAATCATATGACCCCAGTTCTTAACCAGGTAATTCACATCATTATAAATCGTGCGCTCTGTGCAATCATTGATGTGTGATAATTGTTTAATCGCAATCCATCCATCCCCTGTAATCATTGATTCCAGAATTCGTACAATACGCTGTACTTTCTTATTGTAGTTTAACAGCATACAAATCACCCCTTCATCTTAAAAAATTATATATGACAACACACGAAGATATTTGAAAACTATGTGAACATTATATTGTTATGTTTAAAATAGTTTCATATATTTGAAATGAATCGTGAAATATTGGACAAATTCCATAAATTTTGTTAAGGTCTTAACAATATCATGCAAATGTATGAATTTTTTCATAATTCTACGGAAATCATTTCTCTGTGGTTTTGTCATCTAATTTTTATCTTGATTTAAGGGGTATTTCGTTCATGTGAACCTAAGATTGGGTTTGAAAATAGTCAAATACTGATTTCATAAGATGGGATTCATTGCGTGAGGTTTTCTGAATAATCTTGTGATGTTTCTCCATTTCAACGTAGCTAATGATCAGATCATAATCAACACAGTGTGTGTCACTTACAAACTCTTGCTCACTAATTTCAGAGAAGACTCCTTGAATTTTAATGAGTCGCAACAGTTGATTGAGTTCTTGTGTGTTTAGATTCCCATCATCACTCGATGATTTCTTCACAACCAACACTTTCTTGTGCGATAGGAGTGCTTGTTCCCCACCCTGTGTTATGAACCAGTAAAACAGTAATTCACGATAATAGGTAAAGGGAATACAGGTGACTTGCGTGCAAATCATCAATAAGGCTTCAAAATGTTC
This DNA window, taken from Erysipelothrix larvae, encodes the following:
- a CDS encoding ABC transporter ATP-binding protein — encoded protein: MKEDLKLSRKQQWQTLLRLLTYLKPMKKTLIISVFFLFIAVGSDLIGPILIKQIVDTQILRNPLDIQAIALLISGYFLSQLVVSIFRYLYTYRFFSIGNRVTQEIRLELFEKLQFLGMRYFDKTPAGSIVSRVTNDTDAIQEMLVSVVSVAFSSSVLIVAIVITMFYLNVTLALICVSFIPLALIVVMIYQKYSTRNYETARSKLSALNTKLAESISGMGIIQVFNQQKRLADEFANTNYEYYQARMKTLKLDGLLLYPIIHLLTALTLGTVLLYMGFQSFSHTVTAGLILVFVDYVYRLYDPLFQIMDRLSIFQQAIVSAARVFAILDHEEMAPSQDANAVNEISDAKIEFRDVTFSYDGKHNVLNNISFTVNPGETVALVGHTGSGKSSIINVMMRFYEFFEGDVLIDNQSIRSYPMPHLREKMSLVLQDPFIYYGTIADNVKLLNPNITRQQVEDACRFVQADDFIQTLPETYDYQVSERGASFSTGQKQLLAFARTIVTNPKILILDEATANIDTETESLIQEGLQRIRKGRTTIAIAHRLSTIKDANQILVLEEGHIVERGTHESLLSQKGIYYNMYQLQKQNMDSQ
- a CDS encoding helix-turn-helix domain-containing protein — protein: MLLNYNKKVQRIVRILESMITGDGWIAIKQLSHINDCTERTIYNDVNYLVKNWGHMIPLDISHTHIVYPKSAIGNIQYVRERILANQGITKLMKLIIEKPHNSIEFYAGQINLGVQSTRYMLSDLEKSLSLYDIELNTKTKKIYIHGDELRVRYFCATFYYLFQRCFKLEPSSVEHGVTVNYYMKNHAILSRYLRYIEQVSILRFKSGFKMKSQVVKWDLENDVNATLLEFIDTLSLEDERIKPYDKELFGTIEAMGYAIEPRDTNRVRMILAMITFMYHEIYSIKDIRINTATLFILNYSKVNCERFKSNEMRLLSVLSNFTKDAQAVMSPFLFTLDSLFPLDHEKYSSRYVIFSGTSHEHSKAVARYMDDYFPNNMYIVYDGKTELQIPRSDDLYSFCEKHRCVGIISTIGFPYKLDIPTLTVSDYFVGSDIGRIFDFINETCHQEITF